The genomic window ACGGCACTGTTCGTGCTGGCGATCGCCTTCGTGCCCGAGCTCGACACGACGTTCGTGCTCGGCGTGCCGGCGTCGTGGCTGCTGCTCGGCGTGGGCGTGTACCCGCTGGCCATCACCGTCGCCGCGCTCTATCTGCGTGCGGCTTCGCGCAATGAGGCACGCTATCGGTCGCTGACGGAGGACGAGTGAACCCCGCCATCGGCTACACCGCGATCGCCGCCGTCGCGATCGTGTCGGCGCTCATCGGCTTCTACGGTCTGCGGGTCTCCCGCACGACGAGCGACTTCTACGTGGCGAGCCGCACGGTGCGGCCGTGGTGGAACGCGTCAGCCATCGGCGGGGAGTACCTGTCGGCGGCGTCGTTCCTCGGCATCGCGGGCCTCATCCTGCTCACCGGATCGGCGGCGCTCTGGTTCCCGATCGGCTACACGGCCGGGTACCTCATGCTGCTGCTGTTCGTCGCGGCGCCGCTGCGCCGCTCGGGCGCCTACACGATCCCCGACTTCACCGAGGCGCGGCTCGACTCGCTCTGGGCGCGCCGCGTGACGAGCACGCTCGTCATCGTCATCGGCTGGTTCTACATCGTGCCGCAGCTGCAGGGCGCGGCACTGACCGTGCGGATCACCACGGGTCTCCCGGCCTGGGTCGGCTCGCTCGCCGTCGCGGTGATCGTCGCCGTCGTCGTGGCAGCCGGCGGCATGCGGTCGATCACGTTCGTGCAGGCGTTCCAGTTCTGGCTGAAGCTCACGGCGCTCGCGATCCCGGTGATCGCGATCCTGCTCCTCGTGGGCG from Microbacterium sp. ProA8 includes these protein-coding regions:
- a CDS encoding DUF485 domain-containing protein: MTAPRAGSPAASARPVSRNAAEAPTSDIAGVYVRSLIRSQLRLGVVFAVGFAAATALFVLAIAFVPELDTTFVLGVPASWLLLGVGVYPLAITVAALYLRAASRNEARYRSLTEDE